A DNA window from Pseudarthrobacter sp. W1I19 contains the following coding sequences:
- the purS gene encoding phosphoribosylformylglycinamidine synthase subunit PurS, whose protein sequence is MPRIVVDVMPKPEILDPQGKAIVGALPRLGFTSFSSVRQGKRFELTVDGEVTEDILAQARDAAETLLSNPVIEDVVNVEVVEA, encoded by the coding sequence ATGCCCCGGATCGTTGTTGACGTCATGCCCAAGCCCGAGATTCTGGACCCGCAGGGGAAGGCTATCGTCGGCGCTCTGCCCCGGCTGGGCTTCACCAGCTTCAGCTCTGTCCGCCAGGGCAAGCGTTTTGAACTGACGGTCGACGGCGAGGTGACCGAGGACATCCTGGCCCAGGCGCGCGATGCCGCCGAAACCCTCTTGTCCAACCCCGTGATCGAGGACGTCGTCAACGTCGAGGTCGTCGAGGCCTGA
- the purQ gene encoding phosphoribosylformylglycinamidine synthase subunit PurQ — protein sequence MTELPLIGEAIAVAAQPRLAGARIGVVTFPGTLDDRDAARAVRLAGGTAVELWHADTELGDVDAVVIPGGFSYGDYLRAGAIARFAPLMSKIIDAANSEAKLPVLGICNGFQILTESHLLPGSMIKNDHLKFMCRDQVLRVENSNTAWTLDYQAGQEITVPLKNQDGQYIADEKTLDALEAEGRVVFRYVGFNPNGSRRDIAGISNAAGNVVGLMPHPEHAVEAGFGPESLDGIGGSDTDGLGFFTSVLTKIVGGDK from the coding sequence ATGACTGAACTTCCCCTGATCGGCGAGGCAATCGCCGTCGCGGCCCAGCCGCGCCTGGCAGGCGCCCGCATCGGCGTCGTCACTTTCCCTGGGACCCTGGATGACCGCGACGCCGCCCGCGCCGTCCGTCTGGCCGGCGGCACCGCCGTCGAACTCTGGCACGCGGACACGGAACTTGGCGACGTGGACGCGGTGGTTATTCCCGGCGGTTTCTCCTACGGTGACTACCTCCGCGCCGGTGCGATCGCCCGCTTCGCACCGCTGATGTCCAAAATCATTGACGCAGCCAACAGCGAGGCCAAGCTGCCCGTGCTTGGCATCTGCAACGGCTTCCAGATCCTCACCGAGTCGCACCTGCTGCCCGGTTCGATGATCAAGAACGACCACCTGAAGTTCATGTGCCGCGACCAGGTGCTGCGGGTCGAGAACAGCAACACCGCATGGACGCTGGACTACCAGGCCGGCCAGGAAATCACTGTGCCGCTGAAAAACCAGGATGGCCAGTACATCGCCGACGAGAAGACCCTTGACGCGCTCGAGGCCGAGGGCCGCGTGGTGTTCCGCTACGTCGGGTTCAACCCGAACGGTTCGCGCCGGGACATCGCCGGCATCTCCAACGCCGCCGGCAACGTGGTGGGCCTGATGCCGCACCCCGAGCACGCTGTGGAGGCCGGATTCGGCCCGGAGTCGCTTGATGGCATTGGCGGCTCCGACACCGACGGCCTCGGCTTCTTCACCTCCGTTTTGACCAAGATTGTGGGAGGCGACAAGTGA
- the purL gene encoding phosphoribosylformylglycinamidine synthase subunit PurL yields the protein MSIETTKKFNIDTVENAAKTPDTELPWAELGLKQNEFDEIVKVLGRRPTGAELAMYSVMWSEHCSYKSSKNHLRQFGEKVTPEMKKDMLVGIGENAGVTNLGDGWAVTFKIESHNSPSFVEPYQGAATGIGGIVRDIISMGARPVAVMDPLRFGAIDHPDTARVMHGAVAGIGGYGNSLGLPNIGGEMVFDSVYQGNPLVNALAVGVMRHEDIRLANASGKGNKVVLFGARTGGDGIGGASVLASESFDDTKPSKRPAVQVGDPFAEKVLIECCLELFKGSLVEGIQDLGAAGISCATSELASNGDGGMQVELTSVLLRDPTLTPGEILMSESQERMMAVVTPENVAAFEAVMDKWAVEYAWLGEVTDTGRLIITWEGEVIVDVDPRTVAHDGPVYDRPFARPEWQDAVQADTFTGSVQDAGRPSAPSELAAAVTELVASPNMCSKSWITNQYDRYVGGNTSMAFPDDAGVVRVDEETGLGVALATDANGRYTYLDPYHGAQLALAEAYRNVATSGAVPMAVSDCLNFGSPEDPDVMWQLAEAIRGLSDACKVLGVPVTGGNVSLYNQTGTTPIHPSPVVAVLGKLDDVARRTPSGWREDGQAIYLLGTTAAELDGSEWANMRGHLGGQPPKVDLDAERALGEILINASRDGMIDSAHDLSEGGLAAALVESSLRYGVGARIALQDVLDRDGVDLFTALFSESQGRAVVGVPRSEEVRFTDMCTARGFAHTRIGVVDAASGKLEINGVESLSLDALREAHEGTLPKYFG from the coding sequence GTGAGCATCGAAACCACCAAGAAGTTCAATATCGACACTGTCGAGAACGCCGCGAAAACCCCGGACACCGAACTGCCCTGGGCCGAGCTGGGCCTGAAGCAGAACGAGTTCGACGAGATCGTCAAGGTCCTGGGCCGCCGCCCCACCGGCGCCGAGCTCGCCATGTACTCCGTCATGTGGAGCGAGCACTGCTCCTACAAGTCCTCCAAGAACCACCTGCGCCAGTTCGGCGAAAAGGTGACCCCGGAGATGAAGAAAGACATGCTGGTGGGCATCGGCGAAAACGCCGGCGTGACCAACCTTGGGGACGGCTGGGCCGTGACCTTCAAGATCGAATCGCACAACTCGCCGTCGTTCGTTGAGCCCTACCAGGGCGCCGCAACCGGCATTGGCGGGATTGTCCGCGACATCATCTCCATGGGTGCCCGCCCCGTCGCCGTGATGGACCCGCTGCGCTTCGGTGCCATCGACCACCCGGACACCGCACGCGTGATGCACGGTGCCGTGGCCGGCATCGGCGGCTACGGCAACTCTCTGGGCCTGCCGAACATCGGCGGCGAAATGGTCTTCGACTCCGTCTACCAGGGCAACCCGCTGGTCAACGCCCTCGCGGTTGGCGTCATGCGCCACGAGGACATCCGCCTCGCCAACGCCTCCGGCAAGGGCAACAAGGTGGTCCTGTTCGGTGCGCGCACCGGCGGTGACGGCATCGGCGGCGCGTCCGTCCTGGCCTCCGAGTCCTTCGACGACACCAAGCCCTCCAAGCGCCCCGCGGTGCAGGTGGGCGACCCCTTCGCCGAGAAGGTGCTCATCGAGTGCTGCCTGGAGCTGTTCAAGGGCTCCCTGGTGGAAGGCATCCAGGACCTCGGCGCCGCCGGCATCTCCTGCGCCACCTCCGAACTGGCTTCCAACGGCGACGGCGGCATGCAGGTTGAGCTGACCTCCGTGCTGCTGCGCGACCCCACGCTGACCCCGGGTGAAATCCTGATGTCCGAGTCGCAGGAACGCATGATGGCCGTTGTCACGCCGGAGAACGTTGCGGCGTTCGAAGCCGTGATGGACAAATGGGCTGTTGAATACGCATGGCTGGGCGAGGTGACCGATACCGGCCGCCTCATCATCACCTGGGAAGGCGAGGTGATTGTCGATGTCGATCCCCGCACCGTGGCACACGACGGTCCCGTCTACGACCGCCCGTTCGCCCGTCCCGAGTGGCAGGACGCCGTGCAGGCCGATACCTTCACCGGTTCTGTGCAGGACGCCGGCCGGCCTTCCGCTCCTTCGGAGCTCGCGGCGGCAGTCACCGAACTGGTGGCATCGCCGAACATGTGCTCCAAGTCCTGGATCACCAACCAGTACGACCGGTACGTTGGCGGCAACACCTCCATGGCGTTCCCGGACGACGCCGGCGTGGTGCGCGTGGATGAGGAAACCGGCCTGGGTGTTGCCCTGGCCACTGACGCCAACGGCCGCTACACCTACCTCGACCCGTACCACGGTGCGCAGCTGGCGCTGGCCGAGGCCTACCGGAACGTTGCCACCTCCGGCGCCGTTCCCATGGCCGTCAGCGACTGCCTGAACTTCGGTTCCCCCGAGGACCCCGACGTCATGTGGCAGCTGGCGGAGGCGATCCGCGGCCTGTCCGATGCCTGCAAGGTGCTGGGCGTCCCCGTCACCGGCGGCAACGTCTCGCTGTACAACCAGACGGGCACCACGCCCATCCACCCCTCCCCGGTGGTGGCAGTGCTGGGCAAGCTCGACGACGTTGCCCGCCGCACGCCGTCGGGCTGGCGTGAGGACGGCCAGGCGATTTACCTCCTGGGCACCACCGCTGCCGAACTGGACGGCTCCGAGTGGGCCAACATGCGCGGGCACCTGGGCGGCCAGCCGCCCAAGGTGGACCTCGACGCCGAACGTGCCCTGGGCGAGATCCTGATCAACGCATCCCGCGACGGCATGATCGATTCGGCCCACGACCTCTCCGAAGGCGGCCTCGCGGCTGCCTTGGTGGAGTCCTCGCTGCGCTACGGCGTGGGTGCCCGAATTGCACTGCAGGATGTCCTGGACCGGGACGGTGTGGACCTGTTCACGGCGCTCTTCTCCGAGTCCCAGGGCCGTGCCGTTGTAGGCGTTCCCCGTTCCGAGGAAGTCCGCTTCACGGACATGTGCACCGCCCGCGGCTTCGCGCATACCCGCATTGGTGTGGTGGATGCGGCCAGCGGCAAGCTGGAGATCAACGGTGTGGAGAGCCTGTCCCTGGACGCCCTCCGAGAGGCGCACGAAGGGACCCTGCCGAAGTACTTCGGCTAG
- a CDS encoding GDSL-type esterase/lipase family protein translates to MGKVAKFLALLLLPFLVMVAAAPTPPPAVEESYPHSMADLGDSITQANNVCCSQDDHPEKSWATGDDTDDGMSSHYERLLQLAPGIRAHNFNYSVSGAKASDLPRQVSSAARQGAGYVTLLVGANDLCTPSVESMTSVEEFHSYVDQTLQTLEQMQPRPQVFVASIPDIYQLWNVLHADPAARSAWSDRGICPSMLSVTATEETRQQVVQRHLAFNAVLAEACAQHTNCRTDDYAVYNYQFSTTDVSRLDYFHPSLQGQAKLAEITWNAAW, encoded by the coding sequence ATGGGCAAGGTTGCAAAGTTCCTGGCTCTGCTGCTGTTGCCGTTCCTTGTTATGGTTGCCGCCGCCCCCACCCCGCCTCCAGCGGTAGAAGAATCGTACCCACACAGCATGGCGGACCTGGGTGATTCCATCACGCAAGCCAACAACGTATGCTGCAGCCAGGACGACCATCCGGAAAAATCCTGGGCAACAGGAGATGATACCGACGACGGCATGAGCAGCCATTATGAACGGCTGCTCCAATTGGCGCCCGGCATACGAGCACACAATTTCAACTACTCCGTCAGCGGGGCGAAGGCGTCCGATTTGCCCCGCCAGGTTTCTTCAGCGGCCAGACAAGGGGCTGGTTATGTCACCCTGCTGGTGGGTGCAAATGATCTGTGCACGCCTTCCGTGGAATCCATGACGTCAGTGGAAGAATTCCACTCTTATGTGGACCAGACATTGCAGACCTTGGAACAGATGCAGCCGCGGCCGCAGGTCTTCGTGGCGAGCATTCCCGACATCTACCAGCTGTGGAATGTCCTGCATGCGGATCCGGCTGCGAGGTCGGCCTGGTCTGACAGGGGTATCTGTCCGTCAATGCTCAGTGTCACTGCTACCGAGGAGACCCGCCAGCAGGTGGTTCAGCGCCACCTGGCCTTCAACGCCGTCCTCGCTGAAGCCTGCGCACAGCACACAAACTGCCGCACGGACGATTACGCCGTCTACAACTACCAGTTCAGCACTACTGATGTGAGCCGCCTGGACTACTTTCACCCGAGCCTCCAGGGCCAAGCAAAACTGGCTGAAATCACCTGGAACGCGGCCTGGTAG
- a CDS encoding DUF503 domain-containing protein, with the protein MWIGWIEFDILLGDVQSLKEKRSVVRPLIAEVKRRFDVSVAEVGDHDQYRRTRLGAGLVAADRAHLVDVLAAVERLVAGRPEIELLSARQRELHSED; encoded by the coding sequence ATGTGGATCGGCTGGATCGAATTCGACATCCTTCTGGGCGACGTTCAGAGCCTCAAGGAAAAACGCTCCGTCGTCAGGCCGCTGATTGCTGAAGTGAAGCGCCGGTTCGACGTTTCCGTCGCCGAGGTGGGCGATCACGACCAGTACCGGCGCACCCGGTTGGGTGCAGGCCTCGTGGCAGCCGACCGGGCCCACCTCGTGGACGTGCTGGCCGCCGTCGAACGCCTTGTAGCAGGGCGCCCCGAAATCGAATTGCTCAGCGCTCGGCAGCGGGAGCTCCACAGCGAAGACTGA
- a CDS encoding putative quinol monooxygenase yields MIFIVAKFKVKPDWSERWPALVADFTQATRQEPGNLWFDWSRSLEDPNEYVLVEAFKDDAAGHHVNSPHFKQAMADMPQALAETPRIISRQLDGDAWDRMGELTI; encoded by the coding sequence ATGATTTTTATCGTCGCTAAATTCAAGGTCAAGCCCGATTGGTCGGAGCGATGGCCCGCCCTGGTGGCGGATTTCACCCAGGCCACGCGGCAGGAACCGGGCAACCTCTGGTTTGACTGGTCCCGCAGCCTCGAGGACCCGAACGAGTACGTCCTGGTGGAAGCCTTCAAGGACGATGCCGCCGGCCACCACGTCAACAGCCCACACTTCAAGCAGGCCATGGCAGACATGCCCCAGGCCCTCGCCGAAACGCCCCGGATCATCAGCCGCCAGCTCGATGGCGACGCCTGGGACCGCATGGGGGAGCTCACCATCTGA
- a CDS encoding DUF1990 family protein: MAKWLPQGTRHDLGYPGIGGTEHGAVPKGYAGVLEEVQLGTGFAVYRRVAAGILSWELQRRAGLRVRTDSPQVVPGARVVSGFGAGPFRVNAPCEVVWVHEPLPADVPQSAGFGYGALHGHPARGEESFEVEINGNADVHLIIRAFSKPGNWFYAAGGLVTRAAQRHVTSRYIEGARQLAAEGLRP; encoded by the coding sequence ATGGCCAAGTGGCTTCCTCAGGGCACGCGGCATGACCTTGGATACCCCGGCATTGGGGGAACGGAACACGGGGCCGTTCCGAAGGGGTACGCCGGGGTGCTGGAAGAGGTCCAGCTGGGTACCGGCTTTGCCGTGTACAGGCGGGTGGCCGCCGGCATTCTGTCCTGGGAGCTCCAGCGGCGTGCCGGCCTCCGCGTCCGGACGGATTCACCACAGGTGGTGCCGGGAGCGCGGGTGGTGAGTGGTTTCGGCGCCGGGCCTTTTCGGGTGAACGCACCCTGCGAGGTGGTCTGGGTGCACGAACCGCTGCCGGCGGATGTGCCGCAGTCCGCTGGATTTGGCTACGGGGCGTTGCATGGTCACCCGGCCCGCGGCGAGGAATCCTTCGAGGTGGAGATCAACGGCAATGCCGACGTGCATCTGATCATTCGCGCGTTCAGCAAGCCGGGCAACTGGTTCTACGCGGCCGGGGGACTGGTGACCCGGGCGGCGCAACGCCACGTTACATCCCGGTACATTGAAGGGGCACGGCAACTCGCTGCAGAAGGATTACGCCCATGA
- a CDS encoding MmcQ/YjbR family DNA-binding protein, producing the protein MDPAALRKICLSFPGAFEDYPFGPETAVFKVRANIAGGARHEAKLFALSAMDLRDWYVNLKCEPNLAVQLRAAHPEITGAWHMNKTHWNGVRLDGALQDDMIRDMVEDSYDLVVAGLTRKQQEQLGWARLAGSRGVEQ; encoded by the coding sequence ATGGACCCTGCTGCATTGAGGAAGATCTGCCTCTCGTTTCCCGGCGCGTTCGAGGATTATCCGTTCGGGCCGGAGACCGCCGTGTTCAAGGTCCGCGCCAACATCGCCGGGGGAGCCCGGCATGAGGCCAAGCTTTTTGCACTCTCCGCAATGGACCTCCGGGACTGGTACGTGAACCTCAAATGTGAGCCCAACCTTGCCGTGCAGCTCCGCGCCGCACACCCGGAAATCACCGGCGCATGGCACATGAACAAGACGCACTGGAACGGGGTCCGCCTTGACGGGGCCCTGCAGGATGACATGATCCGCGACATGGTTGAGGACTCCTACGACCTGGTGGTGGCAGGGCTGACCAGGAAACAGCAGGAGCAGCTCGGTTGGGCCCGTCTTGCCGGCTCCAGGGGCGTCGAACAGTGA
- a CDS encoding isopenicillin N synthase family oxygenase → MSHDQGAIPVLDLATARQSDGSFNPEFIEQLRHATHHVGFFQITGYGASPGQPELLLDLIRRFFALPLEERMKLDNRLSPHFRGYTRMGTEVTQGRADAREQIDYSPEREPVTDYPDDKPYWLLQGPNLWPEDSFPELKPAAMEWAELMSRVGMELLRAIAVSLKLPEDYFDEPFQGSPAWMGKLVHYVGGVVEAAGDQGVGSHADYGFVTLLLQDDIGGLEVLPPGASEWAPVEPIPGALVVNLGEMLEVATEGYLVATIHRVQAPPLGVDRYSVPFFWSPRLDAVIDPVPLPPELKAEARGITDDPANPLLASYGMNMLKGRMRAHPDVTERHYPELLTR, encoded by the coding sequence ATGTCACATGATCAGGGGGCCATTCCTGTTCTGGACCTGGCCACGGCCCGGCAATCCGATGGGTCATTCAATCCGGAGTTCATCGAGCAGCTGCGCCACGCAACGCACCATGTGGGTTTCTTCCAAATCACCGGTTACGGTGCGTCCCCCGGCCAGCCGGAACTCCTGCTGGACCTTATCAGGCGGTTCTTTGCGCTGCCGCTGGAGGAACGGATGAAGCTGGACAACCGGCTCTCTCCGCACTTCCGCGGATACACGCGGATGGGCACCGAGGTGACCCAGGGCCGTGCGGATGCCCGGGAGCAAATCGACTATTCGCCCGAACGCGAGCCTGTCACGGACTATCCCGACGACAAGCCTTACTGGCTGCTCCAAGGCCCGAACCTGTGGCCCGAAGACTCCTTCCCGGAACTCAAGCCTGCCGCAATGGAATGGGCGGAACTGATGTCCCGGGTAGGAATGGAATTGCTCCGGGCCATCGCGGTCTCACTGAAACTGCCCGAAGACTACTTCGACGAGCCCTTCCAGGGTTCCCCGGCCTGGATGGGAAAGCTGGTTCACTACGTGGGCGGGGTCGTGGAGGCCGCAGGCGACCAGGGCGTGGGCTCCCACGCGGACTACGGGTTCGTCACCCTCCTGCTGCAGGACGATATCGGCGGGCTGGAGGTCCTTCCGCCCGGGGCCAGTGAATGGGCGCCCGTAGAGCCGATCCCCGGAGCCCTGGTGGTGAACCTTGGCGAGATGCTCGAAGTCGCGACCGAAGGCTACCTCGTGGCCACGATTCACCGGGTCCAGGCGCCGCCACTGGGCGTGGACAGGTATTCGGTCCCGTTCTTCTGGTCGCCCCGCCTCGACGCCGTCATCGATCCCGTCCCCCTGCCGCCGGAGCTCAAGGCGGAAGCGCGAGGCATCACTGACGATCCCGCCAACCCGCTGTTGGCTTCCTACGGGATGAATATGCTCAAAGGCAGGATGCGGGCACACCCGGACGTCACGGAACGGCACTATCCGGAACTCCTGACACGCTGA
- a CDS encoding CoA-binding protein produces MGHKNDPAVVERLMRTKGRWAIVGLTRNEWRAAYDTSLFIRDRLGMEIIPVNLPGEAVHGEPGYRSLGDIPPEKHPIDVVDCFVNSQKVGDVVDQAIAVGAKAVWLQLGVIDEAAAERAKAAGLDVVMDTCPAQQAWKYNL; encoded by the coding sequence ATGGGCCACAAAAATGATCCTGCCGTTGTCGAACGCCTGATGCGGACCAAAGGCCGCTGGGCCATCGTGGGCCTCACCAGGAATGAGTGGCGTGCCGCCTACGACACCTCGCTTTTTATCCGGGACCGGCTGGGAATGGAGATTATCCCCGTCAACCTTCCGGGCGAAGCAGTCCACGGGGAACCAGGCTACCGGAGCCTCGGTGACATCCCGCCGGAAAAGCATCCCATCGACGTCGTGGACTGTTTTGTGAACTCGCAGAAGGTGGGGGACGTGGTGGACCAGGCCATCGCGGTGGGAGCGAAAGCGGTGTGGCTGCAGCTGGGTGTCATCGACGAGGCCGCGGCGGAACGGGCCAAGGCTGCCGGGCTGGACGTTGTGATGGACACCTGCCCCGCGCAGCAGGCCTGGAAATACAACCTCTGA
- a CDS encoding RNA polymerase sigma factor: MIDALTDQDFGDHSAGSPVFSVVYRTYASQVLGYLTARGVEDPEAAMQEVFLSVLPRLGTIHGGTAGLRTLIFSVAHARMVDDHRRQSRTPAKLPFEPELDQREDSSAEAEALERISPREVLDLLDGLPQDQREVLSLRLVAGLTVEQSADAMGKSPGAVKQLQRRALGKLRELSAVKEYLRP, encoded by the coding sequence GTGATTGATGCACTGACAGACCAGGACTTCGGCGACCACTCCGCCGGGTCGCCCGTCTTCAGCGTCGTCTACCGGACATATGCGTCACAGGTCCTGGGCTATCTCACCGCGCGGGGAGTCGAGGATCCGGAGGCGGCCATGCAGGAAGTGTTCCTCTCCGTCCTGCCGCGGCTTGGCACCATTCACGGGGGTACCGCCGGGCTGCGCACGTTGATCTTCTCGGTGGCCCACGCCCGGATGGTGGACGACCACCGGCGCCAAAGCCGCACACCCGCCAAGCTGCCTTTCGAGCCCGAGCTTGACCAGCGGGAAGACTCCTCCGCCGAAGCGGAAGCCCTCGAACGCATCTCCCCGCGGGAAGTCCTGGACCTGCTGGACGGGTTGCCCCAGGACCAGCGGGAGGTCCTGTCCCTGCGCCTCGTGGCCGGGCTCACCGTGGAGCAGTCAGCCGACGCCATGGGCAAAAGCCCGGGTGCCGTCAAGCAGCTGCAGCGGCGGGCGCTGGGCAAGCTCCGGGAACTTTCGGCAGTGAAGGAGTACTTGAGGCCATGA
- a CDS encoding YegP family protein, translated as MAGKFEAFVDHDSFFRFRLLAPDGTIMAISGPFDSKTALAAGIAAVRECAGTGLVTDLCPAGTVARQPPAAVPASAAATVQDDCDDRRVPASGHTFSLANGPRRQGSRPRWVTAAAR; from the coding sequence ATGGCCGGTAAGTTCGAAGCGTTTGTTGACCACGATTCCTTTTTCAGGTTCCGACTCCTTGCACCGGATGGCACCATCATGGCCATCTCGGGCCCCTTTGACAGCAAAACCGCCCTCGCTGCCGGGATTGCCGCAGTCCGGGAATGCGCGGGCACCGGACTGGTGACCGATCTGTGCCCGGCCGGCACGGTGGCGCGCCAGCCGCCTGCTGCAGTTCCGGCCTCGGCTGCCGCAACCGTCCAGGACGACTGCGACGACCGGCGCGTGCCCGCCTCCGGGCACACTTTCAGCTTGGCCAACGGTCCCCGCAGGCAGGGAAGCCGGCCCCGTTGGGTGACGGCTGCGGCCCGCTGA
- a CDS encoding adenylosuccinate synthase, with product MPAIVIVGAQWGDEGKGKATDLLGGRVDYVVKPNGGNNAGHTVVVGGEKYELKLLPAGILSPNAVPIIGNGCVVNLEALFQEIEGLQARGADTSKLRVSANAHLVAPYHQVLDKVTERYLGSRAIGTTGRGIGPAYMDKVARLGIRVQDVFDESILRQKVEGSLRQKNELLVKIYNRRGVLVEEIVEYFLSFADRLRPLVIDSTLVLNTALDEGKVVLMEGGQATFLDVDHGTYPFVTSSNPTAGGASVGSGIGPTRISRSIGIIKAYTTRVGAGPFPTELFDEMGVYLQKTGGEFGVNTGRPRRCGWYDAVLARHASRVNGFTDYFVTKLDVLTGIEQIPVCVAYDVDGVRHDEMPMTQTEFHHAVPIFEYFEGWTEDITGARTLADLPENARNYVLALEKLSGTRFSAIGVGPDRDQTIVVNDLIND from the coding sequence ATGCCAGCAATTGTGATCGTAGGAGCCCAGTGGGGCGACGAAGGAAAAGGCAAGGCGACCGACCTGCTGGGCGGCCGCGTTGACTACGTCGTCAAACCAAACGGCGGCAACAACGCCGGGCACACCGTCGTCGTAGGCGGTGAAAAATACGAACTCAAGCTGCTTCCGGCAGGCATCCTCAGCCCCAATGCCGTCCCCATTATCGGCAACGGCTGCGTCGTAAACCTTGAGGCACTCTTCCAGGAGATCGAAGGCCTCCAGGCACGCGGCGCCGATACTTCAAAGCTCCGTGTCTCCGCCAACGCCCACCTCGTGGCTCCGTACCACCAGGTGCTGGACAAGGTGACGGAGCGCTATCTCGGCAGCCGCGCCATCGGGACCACGGGCCGCGGCATCGGCCCCGCATACATGGACAAGGTGGCCCGCCTGGGCATCCGCGTCCAGGACGTCTTCGACGAGTCCATCCTCCGCCAGAAGGTGGAAGGCTCGCTGCGGCAGAAGAACGAACTCCTGGTCAAGATCTACAACCGCCGCGGCGTGCTGGTCGAGGAGATCGTGGAGTATTTCCTCTCCTTCGCCGACCGGCTCCGCCCGCTGGTCATTGACAGCACCCTGGTCCTGAACACAGCCCTGGACGAGGGCAAGGTTGTGCTCATGGAGGGCGGCCAGGCCACGTTCCTGGACGTGGACCACGGCACTTACCCGTTCGTGACCTCCTCCAACCCCACCGCCGGCGGCGCCTCCGTGGGCTCGGGCATCGGCCCCACGCGCATCTCCCGCTCCATCGGCATCATCAAGGCATACACCACCCGTGTTGGTGCAGGACCGTTCCCCACGGAACTGTTCGACGAAATGGGTGTGTACCTGCAGAAGACCGGCGGCGAGTTCGGCGTCAACACCGGCCGGCCGCGCCGCTGCGGCTGGTACGACGCCGTCCTGGCCCGCCACGCCTCCCGCGTCAACGGCTTCACGGACTACTTCGTCACCAAGCTGGACGTGCTCACCGGCATCGAACAGATCCCGGTGTGCGTGGCGTACGACGTGGACGGCGTCCGCCACGATGAGATGCCCATGACGCAGACCGAGTTCCACCACGCAGTGCCCATCTTCGAGTACTTCGAGGGCTGGACCGAGGACATCACCGGCGCGCGCACGCTCGCTGACCTGCCGGAGAATGCCCGCAACTATGTGCTGGCCCTCGAAAAGCTCTCCGGTACGCGGTTCTCTGCCATCGGGGTTGGCCCTGACCGGGACCAGACCATCGTGGTGAACGACCTCATCAACGACTGA
- a CDS encoding M14 family zinc carboxypeptidase — protein MRKTLATFRTLAVSGTLALAAVTAPSQAMAVGEGPNYDGNGQITTSKLATYDQMVSFLKDQDARQPAMELEVIGQTVKGRDIHLVKYISDPAKPTILYLTQQHGNEQLTTEGALEFVKHLGTAKSGDVLDGVNVLIVPMLNADGAMGDVNFSLDDYQAKGDRNMTRYNAEEVDLNRDHVDKLQPETQALHNNVMRKYRIDYMIDLHHQGARSERDGELVSGSILYPTTPNADPAVVEKSKQLGSVVFHNVDSTGWGHLGKYVGGSAETISRNGIAVEYGIATLLFEMRGMSDHYLDGYALGLRSNGYLIKQTVTTLTATAAAIADGSIADADTSFWDSLATQTSRPAGEADGE, from the coding sequence GTGAGAAAAACCCTGGCAACTTTCAGGACCCTGGCCGTTTCCGGAACCCTGGCTCTGGCCGCAGTGACCGCGCCGTCACAGGCGATGGCCGTGGGCGAAGGCCCCAACTATGACGGCAACGGCCAGATCACCACCTCGAAGCTGGCCACCTACGACCAGATGGTGTCATTCCTCAAAGACCAGGACGCGCGCCAGCCGGCCATGGAACTGGAGGTCATCGGGCAGACGGTGAAGGGTCGCGACATCCACCTGGTCAAGTACATCTCGGATCCGGCCAAGCCCACCATTCTCTACCTGACACAGCAGCACGGCAATGAACAGCTCACCACCGAGGGCGCCCTGGAGTTCGTCAAGCATCTCGGCACCGCAAAGTCGGGGGACGTCCTGGACGGAGTCAACGTGCTCATCGTTCCCATGCTGAATGCAGACGGTGCCATGGGTGACGTGAACTTCTCCCTGGATGACTACCAGGCCAAGGGCGACCGCAACATGACGCGCTACAACGCCGAAGAAGTGGACCTCAACCGGGACCACGTGGACAAGCTCCAGCCGGAAACCCAGGCGCTGCATAACAACGTGATGCGCAAGTACCGGATCGATTACATGATCGACCTCCACCACCAGGGCGCCCGCAGCGAGCGCGACGGTGAGCTTGTCTCCGGCTCCATCCTTTACCCCACCACGCCCAACGCCGATCCTGCAGTCGTGGAGAAGTCCAAACAGTTGGGCTCCGTGGTGTTCCATAATGTCGATTCCACCGGCTGGGGCCACCTGGGCAAGTATGTGGGCGGCAGCGCCGAAACCATCAGCCGCAACGGCATCGCCGTCGAATACGGCATCGCAACCCTGCTGTTCGAGATGCGCGGCATGTCCGACCACTACCTGGACGGCTATGCCCTGGGCCTGCGCAGCAACGGGTACCTGATCAAGCAGACGGTCACCACGCTGACCGCAACGGCCGCCGCCATCGCTGACGGGTCAATTGCCGACGCCGACACCTCCTTCTGGGACAGCCTCGCCACCCAGACCTCCCGCCCGGCGGGGGAGGCCGACGGCGAGTAA